Proteins from a single region of Streptomyces griseiscabiei:
- a CDS encoding O-antigen ligase family protein, translated as MTLTSPRAAAPLLPVLPVVAVVAALALPIAQGAEGGATPADAVSGLLVLWCAVRLLRDRRRPLTLTAAVVLGLPVCGLALAAAGAGDPGEGIAGLGRYLQIFVLVPMAVLLCVRSRADFRVVAWSFVGLALWQGAVGVHQYATGTGASYAGEDIRAVGTFGAGDVMGMATVVSFGLVCAVGLALAPATARQRVWAVVCSVLLVLPLAVSFSRGAWIATAVACSLQVVLAGLRRAVVVFAAVAAVGVVLVGGLGIGSSMIQDRISSITQVADAPDQSVTDRYTMWAAAVGMWSEQPLDGVGLKGFPEHRDGHASLALSAGSDIAGAGTAYQKQPLLSPHNMYLLVLSEQGLIGLLTLGGSWLALAVCGVRGLARVQREGAAVTGTGARAEAGTRAGGLDCGLVACGLISWVLVDFMYADIGGPTTVLTAVCFGLVAWWALADRTATGAAPAGAPAARVPEGAGAR; from the coding sequence CTGACCTTGACGTCTCCGCGCGCTGCGGCGCCCCTTCTGCCCGTCCTGCCCGTGGTCGCCGTGGTCGCCGCGCTCGCGCTGCCGATCGCCCAGGGCGCCGAGGGCGGCGCGACCCCGGCCGACGCCGTCTCCGGACTGCTGGTGCTGTGGTGCGCCGTACGGCTGCTGCGGGACCGGCGGCGCCCCCTGACCCTTACGGCCGCGGTGGTCCTCGGGCTGCCGGTGTGCGGGCTCGCGCTGGCGGCGGCCGGGGCGGGTGACCCCGGGGAGGGGATCGCCGGGCTCGGCCGGTATCTGCAGATCTTCGTGCTGGTGCCGATGGCGGTGCTGCTCTGTGTCCGGAGCCGGGCGGACTTCCGGGTGGTGGCCTGGTCGTTCGTGGGACTCGCGCTGTGGCAGGGCGCGGTCGGGGTGCATCAGTACGCCACCGGGACCGGGGCCAGTTACGCGGGTGAGGACATCCGGGCCGTGGGGACCTTCGGGGCCGGGGACGTCATGGGAATGGCGACCGTGGTGTCGTTCGGGCTGGTGTGCGCGGTGGGTCTCGCGCTGGCGCCGGCGACGGCGAGGCAGCGGGTCTGGGCGGTGGTCTGCTCGGTGCTGCTGGTGCTGCCGCTCGCGGTGTCGTTCAGCCGGGGCGCGTGGATCGCCACGGCCGTGGCGTGCTCGCTCCAGGTGGTGCTGGCCGGGCTGCGGCGGGCGGTGGTGGTCTTCGCGGCCGTCGCCGCCGTGGGCGTGGTCCTGGTCGGCGGGCTCGGCATCGGGTCCTCGATGATCCAGGACCGGATCAGCAGCATCACCCAGGTCGCCGACGCGCCGGACCAGTCGGTCACCGACCGGTACACGATGTGGGCCGCCGCCGTCGGCATGTGGAGTGAACAGCCCCTGGACGGCGTCGGGTTGAAGGGTTTCCCCGAGCACCGCGACGGCCATGCCTCGCTGGCCCTCTCCGCCGGCAGCGACATCGCGGGCGCCGGCACGGCCTACCAGAAGCAGCCGCTGCTCTCGCCGCACAACATGTATCTGCTGGTCCTGAGCGAGCAGGGGCTGATCGGGCTGCTGACGCTCGGCGGGAGCTGGCTGGCGCTGGCCGTGTGCGGGGTGCGGGGGCTGGCGCGGGTCCAGCGCGAAGGCGCGGCCGTGACCGGGACCGGGGCGCGGGCCGAGGCCGGGACGCGGGCCGGTGGGCTCGACTGCGGGCTCGTCGCCTGCGGGCTGATCTCCTGGGTGCTGGTGGACTTCATGTACGCGGACATCGGCGGTCCGACGACCGTGCTGACGGCCGTGTGCTTCGGGCTGGTGGCGTGGTGGGCGCTGGCGGACCGGACCGCGACGGGTGCCGCTCCGGCCGGGGCCCCCGCGGCCCGCGTACCGGAGGGGGCCGGGGCGCGATGA
- a CDS encoding glycosyltransferase, whose product MHLSPSDPPSRVLHLTQPVDGGVARVVTDLVRAQLAEGLRVAVACPDGPLAPELRALGADVRPWAATRSPGPTLLSEVRRLRRILDDVRPDLVHAHSAKAGLAGRLAVRGRVPTVFQPHAWSFEAVEGAMAALALGWERMGARWASRVVCVSEAERVTGERAGVRARWTVIPNGVDTGRFHPAAVDAVRAGIPLLEGVDPAAPLVVCVGRLCRQKGQDVLLTAWDAVLRRVPGARLVLVGDGPEGERLRAAAPEGVLFAGGVADAVPWYQAADLVVLPSRWEGMALAPLEAMACGRPVVLTEVDGARESLPPGQEPVPVEDPAALAASVARLLLDPLLRESLGHECRRHVLTTHDVRHTNEAVAGVYRELLGGAGGRRGKATEATEYRESIHT is encoded by the coding sequence ATGCATCTGTCACCATCCGACCCTCCGTCGCGGGTCCTGCACCTCACGCAGCCGGTCGACGGCGGCGTGGCCCGCGTCGTGACGGACCTGGTGCGGGCCCAGCTCGCCGAGGGCCTGCGCGTCGCGGTGGCCTGCCCCGACGGTCCGCTCGCCCCTGAGCTGCGCGCGCTCGGCGCGGATGTGCGCCCCTGGGCGGCCACCCGGTCACCCGGGCCCACGCTCCTGTCCGAGGTGCGCCGGCTGCGGCGGATCCTCGACGACGTACGGCCCGATCTGGTGCACGCGCACAGCGCGAAGGCCGGGCTGGCGGGCCGGCTCGCCGTACGGGGGCGCGTGCCGACCGTGTTCCAGCCGCACGCCTGGTCGTTCGAGGCGGTGGAGGGCGCGATGGCGGCGCTGGCGCTCGGCTGGGAGCGAATGGGGGCGCGTTGGGCCTCCCGGGTGGTGTGTGTCAGCGAGGCGGAGCGGGTCACCGGGGAGCGGGCCGGGGTGCGCGCGCGGTGGACGGTGATCCCGAACGGCGTCGACACCGGGCGTTTCCACCCCGCCGCCGTGGACGCCGTCCGTGCCGGGATCCCCCTGCTCGAAGGGGTCGATCCGGCCGCGCCGCTGGTGGTGTGCGTGGGGCGGCTGTGCCGGCAGAAGGGGCAGGACGTGCTCCTCACGGCCTGGGACGCGGTGCTGCGGCGGGTGCCCGGGGCGCGTCTGGTGCTGGTCGGGGACGGGCCGGAGGGCGAGCGGCTGCGGGCCGCGGCGCCCGAGGGGGTGCTGTTCGCCGGGGGTGTCGCGGACGCGGTGCCCTGGTACCAGGCCGCCGATCTGGTGGTCCTGCCGTCGCGGTGGGAGGGCATGGCGCTGGCGCCGCTGGAGGCCATGGCGTGCGGGCGGCCGGTCGTGCTCACCGAGGTGGACGGGGCCCGCGAGAGCCTGCCGCCGGGACAGGAGCCCGTGCCCGTCGAGGACCCGGCCGCGCTCGCCGCGTCCGTCGCCCGGCTGCTGCTCGATCCGCTGCTGCGCGAGTCGCTCGGCCACGAGTGCCGCCGCCACGTACTGACCACGCACGACGTACGGCACACCAACGAGGCCGTGGCGGGCGTGTACCGCGAACTGCTCGGCGGTGCGGGCGGCCGGCGCGGGAAAGCCACCGAGGCCACCGAGTACAGGGAGTCGATCCACACGTGA
- a CDS encoding DUF3344 domain-containing protein: MRIHPGPLLRRVMVGCCALAALWGPGAAATAAPPAPSPEAERLAFTERYRALRHGGIVRAANSSITCRTTVASCADARAGRVGVNPARTAVNDDFDMFYIDVDRDPNTYNSSRGEVRLPPGARVSYARLYWGGNLKVGEQKPPKDNGRVLVAEPGGEYKEVLADSVVGHRVARGADAFQASADVTELVRSSGSGLYTVAQVNVAMGRSAAGAWGGWTLAVAYENPAEPLRHLVIGDGFDALAADGEQLVRLRDTAFPAGARGTVGLVAYNGDRGRTGDSLTVSTGDGEAGALEDAANPHDDVLNSTISQPGAVVAGRTPAYANTLGYDSDVLELDDEIRHGGDQLAFRLVSQRDAAWVGALFVAVDAKP; the protein is encoded by the coding sequence ATGCGCATTCATCCGGGTCCTCTGCTGCGTCGCGTCATGGTGGGCTGCTGCGCCCTCGCCGCCCTCTGGGGGCCCGGCGCCGCCGCGACGGCCGCGCCCCCCGCCCCCTCGCCCGAGGCCGAGCGCCTGGCCTTCACCGAGCGCTACCGGGCGCTGCGGCACGGCGGCATCGTCCGCGCGGCCAACTCCTCCATCACCTGCCGTACGACGGTGGCGTCGTGCGCCGACGCGCGCGCGGGGCGTGTCGGCGTGAACCCGGCGCGCACCGCCGTCAACGACGACTTCGACATGTTCTACATCGACGTCGACCGGGACCCGAACACCTACAACTCCAGCCGGGGCGAGGTCCGGCTGCCGCCGGGCGCGCGGGTGTCGTACGCACGGCTGTACTGGGGCGGAAACCTCAAGGTGGGGGAGCAGAAGCCGCCGAAGGACAACGGGCGGGTGCTGGTCGCGGAGCCCGGCGGGGAGTACAAGGAGGTGCTCGCGGACTCGGTGGTGGGCCACCGGGTGGCGCGCGGCGCGGACGCCTTCCAGGCCTCGGCGGACGTCACGGAGCTGGTGCGGTCGAGCGGTTCGGGGCTCTACACGGTGGCGCAGGTCAATGTGGCCATGGGCCGTTCGGCGGCCGGGGCGTGGGGCGGCTGGACGCTGGCGGTGGCGTACGAGAACCCGGCGGAGCCGCTGCGGCACCTGGTGATCGGGGACGGGTTCGACGCGCTCGCGGCGGACGGGGAACAGCTGGTCCGGCTGCGGGACACGGCCTTCCCCGCGGGCGCCCGGGGCACCGTGGGCCTGGTCGCCTACAACGGCGACCGCGGGCGCACCGGTGATTCGCTCACCGTTTCGACGGGTGACGGTGAGGCAGGCGCCCTGGAGGACGCGGCCAACCCCCACGACGACGTCCTCAACTCGACGATCAGCCAGCCAGGGGCGGTTGTCGCGGGGCGCACGCCCGCGTACGCGAACACCCTCGGCTACGACTCGGACGTCCTCGAACTGGACGATGAAATCCGCCATGGGGGTGACCAGTTGGCCTTCCGGCTCGTTTCGCAGCGGGACGCGGCTTGGGTCGGGGCGCTCTTCGTCGCCGTCGACGCCAAGCCGTGA
- the chpG gene encoding chaplin ChpG, producing MSRIAKGLALTSVAAAAVAGTAGVATADSEAKGFAAHSPGVLSGNVVQVPVHVPVNVCGNTINVIGLLNPSFGNKCFND from the coding sequence ATGTCGCGTATCGCGAAGGGCCTGGCCCTGACCTCCGTTGCTGCCGCGGCCGTGGCGGGCACCGCCGGCGTCGCCACCGCCGACAGCGAGGCGAAGGGCTTCGCCGCTCACTCCCCGGGCGTGCTGTCGGGCAACGTCGTGCAGGTTCCGGTCCACGTGCCGGTCAACGTGTGCGGGAACACCATCAACGTCATCGGTCTGCTGAACCCCTCGTTCGGCAACAAGTGCTTCAACGACTGA
- a CDS encoding exopolysaccharide biosynthesis polyprenyl glycosylphosphotransferase, which produces MTAERTESTVSSTGGQQRGFGGSSVSVVPARDTVGGPALPAGRRPVARPPSGLPLLAADGGAALLAVLVLTGSATPGRPLMAALLALTVAWLNARARLYRPPAVPAALDELPAVCGRIVLGWCVLAAGVAAHSPDHALTAHELALGCALQSAAACAGRGSVHWTRRRALVRRPGAALVVGPAATAQRVAAAFLRHPGCGIRPVGVVADQAAGTEGLPVLTTPEEVRRAAVQNGVQAVLVVGSRTERAPLLRTLENDGCVLWEVDPESPSYDRDGSTELLAGFACRRLVLTRIHEAFGKRLLDVTVSGALLLLVSPLLLLCAVVLRLSDGPGVVFRQERIGRDGLPFTLLKFRTHRPADAHEAATRWSVANEQEMRWFCRFLRRSSLDELLQLWNVLRGDMSLVGPRPERPYFVAKFGQTYPGYAARHRMRTGITGLAQVTGLRGDTSIEDRARFDNAYIDNWSLWQDFCILVRTAAALVRPTGS; this is translated from the coding sequence GTGACCGCGGAACGTACGGAGAGCACCGTCTCCTCCACCGGTGGCCAGCAACGCGGGTTCGGCGGCTCGTCCGTGTCGGTGGTCCCGGCGCGTGACACCGTCGGCGGCCCGGCCCTCCCGGCCGGGCGGCGGCCCGTCGCCCGGCCTCCCTCGGGGCTGCCGCTGCTCGCCGCGGACGGCGGCGCGGCCCTGCTCGCGGTGCTGGTGCTCACGGGCAGCGCGACGCCCGGGCGCCCCCTGATGGCCGCCCTGCTGGCCCTGACCGTGGCCTGGCTGAACGCCCGCGCGCGCCTCTACCGGCCGCCCGCCGTACCCGCCGCGCTCGACGAACTGCCCGCCGTCTGCGGACGGATCGTGCTCGGCTGGTGCGTGCTCGCCGCCGGCGTGGCCGCGCACTCCCCCGACCACGCGCTCACCGCCCATGAACTGGCCCTCGGCTGCGCCCTGCAGTCGGCGGCGGCCTGTGCCGGGCGGGGCTCGGTGCACTGGACCCGCCGCCGAGCGCTCGTCCGGCGCCCCGGCGCGGCCCTGGTGGTGGGACCGGCGGCGACCGCGCAGCGCGTGGCCGCCGCGTTCCTGCGCCACCCGGGGTGCGGCATCCGTCCCGTCGGCGTGGTCGCCGACCAGGCGGCCGGAACCGAGGGCCTGCCCGTGCTGACCACTCCGGAGGAGGTGCGGCGGGCGGCCGTCCAGAACGGCGTCCAGGCCGTCCTCGTCGTCGGCTCCCGCACCGAACGCGCCCCGCTGCTGCGGACGTTGGAGAACGACGGCTGCGTGCTGTGGGAGGTGGACCCCGAGTCGCCCTCGTACGACCGGGACGGCTCGACCGAGCTGCTCGCCGGGTTCGCCTGCCGTCGGCTGGTCCTGACGCGGATTCATGAGGCTTTCGGCAAGCGCCTGTTGGACGTGACGGTGTCCGGGGCGCTGCTGCTCCTGGTGAGTCCGCTGCTGCTGCTGTGCGCGGTCGTCCTGCGGCTGAGCGACGGGCCGGGCGTGGTGTTCCGGCAGGAGCGGATCGGGCGGGACGGGCTGCCGTTCACCCTGCTGAAGTTCCGCACCCACCGCCCGGCCGACGCACACGAGGCGGCTACCCGGTGGAGCGTGGCGAACGAGCAGGAGATGCGCTGGTTCTGCCGCTTCCTGCGGCGCAGCTCGCTGGACGAGCTGCTCCAGCTGTGGAACGTGCTGCGCGGCGACATGAGCCTGGTCGGCCCGCGCCCCGAACGGCCCTATTTCGTGGCCAAGTTCGGGCAGACGTACCCGGGTTACGCGGCCCGGCACCGGATGCGGACCGGCATCACCGGGCTGGCCCAGGTCACCGGGTTGCGCGGCGACACCTCCATCGAGGACCGGGCCCGCTTCGACAACGCGTACATCGACAACTGGTCGCTGTGGCAGGACTTCTGCATCCTGGTGCGCACGGCCGCCGCGCTCGTCCGTCCGACGGGGAGCTGA
- a CDS encoding DUF5949 family protein — MTSTSAETRPFRPADLGTLVVMAWSGEAPDGDMPYLLAYTLGDGRSGPEGSTAAVTDLLTSLGLSIGEKIVDGAAHPSLPVTLLVEAGQAVVTMPQLNAQCPAPPEWLAAVGERGFAYLLFATRPWPEARPGTPVEPEALAAFAGDTETLTSAAHVLLPARSLRG, encoded by the coding sequence GTGACTTCAACTTCCGCTGAAACCCGCCCTTTCCGCCCCGCCGATCTCGGCACGCTCGTCGTCATGGCGTGGAGCGGCGAAGCCCCCGACGGGGACATGCCCTATCTGCTCGCCTACACCCTGGGCGACGGCCGGAGCGGCCCGGAGGGCTCCACGGCCGCCGTGACGGATCTGCTGACGAGCCTCGGTCTGTCCATCGGCGAGAAGATCGTCGACGGCGCCGCCCACCCCAGCCTGCCGGTCACCCTCCTCGTCGAGGCCGGCCAGGCCGTCGTCACCATGCCGCAGCTCAACGCCCAGTGCCCGGCTCCGCCGGAGTGGCTCGCCGCCGTCGGCGAACGCGGCTTCGCCTACCTGCTCTTCGCGACCCGCCCCTGGCCCGAGGCCCGGCCCGGGACGCCCGTCGAGCCCGAGGCCCTCGCCGCGTTCGCGGGCGACACCGAGACGCTGACCAGCGCGGCGCACGTCCTTCTGCCGGCCCGCAGCCTGCGCGGCTGA